The sequence below is a genomic window from Streptosporangium lutulentum.
CTCCACCTCGACCCCGCAGATCGAGCCGTTCCCCCTCACCCGTTCCGCCGTCCGCGCCGTCATCGGCCGCGACAAGTACTGGTCACCCGACTACTTCCGCCAGGTCGCGGCCCTCACCGACCAGGTGGCGATCATGACCTACGACACCTACCTCCCCTTCAAGGGCACCTACGGCGGTTATGTCGTACGGCAGGGCACGATGGCGCTGGAGCTCGTCCCCGAGGAGAAGACCGTGCTGATCGGCGCCCCCGCCTACCACGATCACAGCTTCTCGTGGGTCGACGAGTCGGAGAGCGTCGCGGGCGCGGCCCAGGGCGCACGGCTCGCGCTGACCTCCCACGGCGTGCCGCGTGAGCGATTCGGACTGGCGCTCTACGTCGACTTCGCTGCCACCGAGGAAGATTGGGAGGAGTACGACCGATTCTGGTTACACCCATGACGGCCGCACGGTAAGCTGATCAGGCATCCCTCTGCCCAGGTTGTCGATTTGAGCGACGACCTGTGCTGTTGGTAGCCTAATCAACTGCGTGTGGCGCGCCCTCTCTGCCCGCGCGCCCCATCCAACGACATTCACCGAGGCTTCTTCGTGGCGAACATCAAGTCCCAGATCAAGCGCAACCGGCAGAACGAGAAGGCCCGGCTGCGTAACAAGGCTGTCAAGTCGTCTCTCAAGACGGCTGTCCGTAAGTTCCGCGAGGCCGCCGACCAGGGCAACGCCGACGAGGCCGTTGTGCTGATGCGCGCCGCCTCTCGCCAGCTGGACAAGGCCGCCAGCAAGGGCGTCATCCACAAAAACCAGGCTGCCAACCGCAAGTCGGCGATCGCCCAGCGCATCGCCGAACTGTCGGCCGCCAAGTAACACCGGGTTCCCGCGGACGCCGCATCCCACAGGGGTGCGGCGTTTCGGCATTCCACAACGCAGGCAAGGCCGCACGGACGACGGAGCCGGACCTTTTACGGATGACCGTGGCCGGATGACCGTGGCCGGATCCCGCGCCGATCACTTCGCGGGCTCGGGGGCTCCGGCGGCGGAATCACGCAGCCCGACGCAGTCCAGCGCCCAGAAAGGCTCGGAGTACACGAGGGTGCCGGTCATCCACGGCTCGTGGGCGGACAACCGGGCGACCTGGAACGCGGGGGCCGGAATGCGCAGCGACGGCGAGCGGAAACCCACCGCGTCGGCACGCTCGAAACC
It includes:
- the rpsT gene encoding 30S ribosomal protein S20, with the protein product MANIKSQIKRNRQNEKARLRNKAVKSSLKTAVRKFREAADQGNADEAVVLMRAASRQLDKAASKGVIHKNQAANRKSAIAQRIAELSAAK